TGACTCCTCAACTCGCGTCCTTTCACATGAGGCAGCAGAGTACGAGCCAGCACAGTGGGACTTTTTTTGTCAGACACATCAACCAGAAACATGCCGTTATGCGTATCGGCTACAAAGGCATGATCTCCCACTACGGTAACTCCCCACATGTCGTTTCCCCGATCGTAAAAGGGAGGAAATTTCACACGTGACAGAAATTTGGGTCGGGCGGGATCTGTGAGATCAAAGATTTCCAGCCCATGCCCGCGCCCATATCCGGGATCGCCTGGCTGGCGATGTTTTTCATGCGAGTGATGTCCGGTTGCCGCATAGAGATACTTGCCTTTGACATCCAGGCCATCGCCAAATCCGTCCAGTTTTACCTTTTCGGTAATTTGAGGCTGGCGTGGGTTTGAAATATCAATCACAACGACTTCCGACGTCGCCCAGACTCCCGCATAGACGAATTGATTGCGGACAGAAATTGACTGGGCTTCTCCTGTCCGGACGATGCTTAAGTGCAGCGGCTTTTCCGGATTGGAAACATCGACGAGTTCCACGCCATAGTGACGTAATGCGAGAAAGAGAATATTGCCCGATACTTCCACCCCGGTGGCAAATTCAACGGAATCATAATGTGCCAGCAGCCGCGGGTTTGACGGATCTTTCACATCGATGATAAAGGCGCCGTCTTCACGCGAGCCGACATACGCAATCCCATCTTTGACTGCAATTTGCCGGGTATTTCCTAATTTTGATATTTTGCCAACTACCTTGGGCTTTGTCGGTTCCGAGATATCAAGAATCCGTAACGCACCTTTGCCAATGGCATACGCAATATGTTTATCAATGGTCACATCAATGGTGGAACCGATTCCCGCATTCGTGACGATTGGCAGTTTCGTAACGGCTGTTGGTTTTCGTTTTGATATTTGTGGTTTGTGTTGATTCAATTTCTTTTGTTGATTGTAATAAAAGGCATACGCATGCAGCCCAACCACAGTAAACAGATAATTCGTCTCTCCTGCACTGATTTTTTTGAGGTCAATCGAGTTCAACATCTTCCAGATTTCTGGTAAGTGTGTATGAATCAACTCCGGATTTTCGCTCATCATTACCATATGATAACCAGTCAATGGAAACCGAACATGGGCCAATACCGCGAGAGCTTGGTCATCCAGCATCGCTGGTTGATAAAGCTTCCAGGCTAGTTCACTTCCCTTTAACTCAGGTTCTTTCCAGTCCCATTTCTGCTGGAGTTTCTGCCATTGTTCTTCAGTATGAAATTTGCGATACATTTCTCCGGGAAAACTGCGTTCCATTTGAATTTTGGCAATGTGCTCTAACAAACGATGGAGGATCGCTTTTTTATCTGCGTCTGTCTCAAAATGAAACAAAGCGTTCACACGAAATGCACCTTGATTAGCATAAATGGGGTGCCCATTGATTTTAATGTGAGGACCAACATGCATTTTCTGCCAACGCAAACCATCACGGTCTGCTAAAAATTGATGATATAGATCCAACCAATGTTGATTTCCTGTTCCTTGATAGAGTGCATAAACGGATGGCAGCAAAATGGAGACATGCTGCGAATTATAGCCCGTCCAGGCAAAACCAACATGCGCCTGAGTGACTCCATCAGCACGTTTAATCGACCAACCATTTTTTTCCAAGCGTCGGCCGACCTTTTCCAGTGACTGGCTGATCCATTTTTTTTCGTCTTGTGACGCTAATGAAGAGAGTGAATATCGAGCCAGACTAATGATGTAAGTAGTATGTTGATCCATCGAAGAATCATCATAGTAGGCACTTTTATCGTCAGGGTGTGGCCCCCGTGGAACAAGACCTACCAAAGCAGGTTTCCCTTCTTTCGGATGCGTTTCCGGGAGAGAACCAATCATTTTCAAAGCCTGAAAACAACGTTTGATCTGTTTCTTGAGGAATGGGTTCGGCTCTGCTTCATAAGCGTCTAAGAGTGCAATCAGCACATGACCGGTATGCAGAGCCGTATCTGCAAACCGTGATCCATATCCCCAGGGCATTGGTTTTTCAGCTTTCACATCGGCTGGTGTCGACCAACTCTTTTTTGTTGACATCCGCGCCCCATAAAGGGCATATGTCTCAGGATGTTGGAAGTCAGCAAAGTAGTCTTTCGCCAGTGAGAAAACTTGTTCATTCAGCTCCTGTTCAGAAAAAGGAAATGCACTTGGATTTGATATATTTGCAGCTGCAGCAAAGGCACCAGGAAGCACAGAAACCATGAAGCAAAAAACGATGACACCGCTGACACAAGAGCAATACCACCGTTGAACAATCAGGAAAAACACCATTCTTGCAAACCTCTATTCTGAATCCACAGTTAAAAAGTTCAATGTATGTGCGTGTGTGCAAATGAACTTCAACATTACCAGATAGTGAAACCAGAATCCAGAAGTGACAACGCAAAAAAAGTGATTACACTTACTCACTTTTTACTTTCGATTAGCACCTCTAATCGCTAAACAAAGTTCAGAAAACTCCGCTCTTCAGTTTTAAGAGAAATTGATGTTGTTCCTGAAATAGAAGATCAATGATCTGACTTTTCTATACTCAACTATTTGGAGAGCAACTTCTTGTTTGGCAGCACTAGAAATGCGAAGCCCTCAACAAAGAAATCACGGTCCAAAAAACAACGAAATCTAATATTTGAAGTTCGGTGACTTAAAGATTCCGAGTAATTATGACAATTTCATAATTTGGATTTAGAGTCTAAGCGATCTTGGCTAGCTAGCTGTGACTGGAGTTAGCTTGCTCGTTCTCATGTTCTCGTCACTCGGGCACAACCGGCGAAACAAAGTCAGATGGTTTGAACGTCAACACGGAGCATTTGACTTTTTCCAGCATACGCTCGGCGGTATTGCCGATGAAGAAGCCGCTGATGCCGGAACGGGCCAATGTGCCCATCGCCAGCAGGTTGACTTTGTGTTCTTCGATGAATGCGGGAATGGCGACGTCGGGAGAACCTTCCAGCACATGCACCTGCACGCCGTAGGAGAGCGTGCGGTAGTCGGTCTGTGCCAGTTGTTCGTTGAGTTCGTTCTTGACCTCTTCCATGATATCCTCGGCACATTTTTTGAGCGTCTCTTCCCCGACTCCCAGACCTTTGAGTCGCTGATCGAGTTGGGTATCGATGGCGTGTACCAGATGAATTTTCATGTCGGCAACCTGAGCCGCTGAAACGATAAAATGCAGAATATCGCTGCTGACTTCGCTCATATCGCTGGCAACGACAATTTCGGGAACGTCCGGTT
This genomic interval from Gimesia alba contains the following:
- a CDS encoding universal stress protein, with the translated sequence MQSLDSILVGVDLTHADRLVAADLNEQTKEAVERAIWLAGLFNARLEFFAAIDLSAHTKHLLEEDRLHLTNNVEDEAHKVMSSLIEQAKERGVESTSKVAIGSPWREIVLEVIKNKHDMVLVGTRPHGFTGRLFGGTVMNLFRQCPCPVYAVKKDEEPDVPEIVVASDMSEVSSDILHFIVSAAQVADMKIHLVHAIDTQLDQRLKGLGVGEETLKKCAEDIMEEVKNELNEQLAQTDYRTLSYGVQVHVLEGSPDVAIPAFIEEHKVNLLAMGTLARSGISGFFIGNTAERMLEKVKCSVLTFKPSDFVSPVVPE
- a CDS encoding LVIVD repeat-containing protein, which produces MSTKKSWSTPADVKAEKPMPWGYGSRFADTALHTGHVLIALLDAYEAEPNPFLKKQIKRCFQALKMIGSLPETHPKEGKPALVGLVPRGPHPDDKSAYYDDSSMDQHTTYIISLARYSLSSLASQDEKKWISQSLEKVGRRLEKNGWSIKRADGVTQAHVGFAWTGYNSQHVSILLPSVYALYQGTGNQHWLDLYHQFLADRDGLRWQKMHVGPHIKINGHPIYANQGAFRVNALFHFETDADKKAILHRLLEHIAKIQMERSFPGEMYRKFHTEEQWQKLQQKWDWKEPELKGSELAWKLYQPAMLDDQALAVLAHVRFPLTGYHMVMMSENPELIHTHLPEIWKMLNSIDLKKISAGETNYLFTVVGLHAYAFYYNQQKKLNQHKPQISKRKPTAVTKLPIVTNAGIGSTIDVTIDKHIAYAIGKGALRILDISEPTKPKVVGKISKLGNTRQIAVKDGIAYVGSREDGAFIIDVKDPSNPRLLAHYDSVEFATGVEVSGNILFLALRHYGVELVDVSNPEKPLHLSIVRTGEAQSISVRNQFVYAGVWATSEVVVIDISNPRQPQITEKVKLDGFGDGLDVKGKYLYAATGHHSHEKHRQPGDPGYGRGHGLEIFDLTDPARPKFLSRVKFPPFYDRGNDMWGVTVVGDHAFVADTHNGMFLVDVSDKKSPTVLARTLLPHVKGRELRSHVGSLALTKDYIYVAGGWSDLHIVAAPGIARVPQRDPNVPPSIPPLNRSSESNRYRLYQTDGQIHAVDFAGDLAIVACGNGGIEVLQVFPSFKRLAKYTTGGFATDVYVQGTRIYVAEGVAGLGIYQLTKDHQLEEIGRYLPRRGTIKQVEVPGKGQFALIQNGANTLLILDVRNTADLRLILKENRYGLLYGDQIMRGLVEDRYAAAFWHVSGTYWYDLQNDSNQVPKYSGNNHPERFGAANGLIAVGKQTLVTTRGGYVLLDRTEQRPFKELTRYQLGKRREHLGKPTIFNDRLYTADRASGLITIADISNLTKPVLIEQFHTIGNPGRICIQNQKMIIPDGPHGLMVFDQ